The following coding sequences are from one Plectropomus leopardus isolate mb chromosome 10, YSFRI_Pleo_2.0, whole genome shotgun sequence window:
- the fn1a gene encoding fibronectin 1a isoform X1 encodes MSGSTIARVLVALCIGSAVNCMPKGTHRSRRQAQQHQVSTVSQDGCIENGQFYGINDQWERPYLGSTLVCTCHGVAGIKCKSKPEAEERCYDKINQQSYTVGETYERPKDGMIWDCTCIGSGRGKISCTIANRCHEGGASYKIGDTWRRPHETGGYMLECVCLGNGKGEWTCKPVAERCYDNTAGTSYVVGETWEKPYQGWMVVDCTCLGEGSGRITCTSRNRCNDQDTLTSYRIGDTWTKSDARGHLLQCLCTGNGRGEWKCERHASLHTTGLGTGSRVVTNIQPAVYQPASVPVLPQEGPCRTDSGLSYFIGQRWMKNQGSKQMICTCLGNGVSCKQWDGPAPVYGGNSGGQPCVFPFVYKGKTYHSCISDGRSDGQLWCSTSSDYDADQKYSFCTEKNVIVATRGGNSNGALCQFPYLYNGRNYTDCTADGRRDGMKWCGTTTDYDAEQRFGFCPMAAHEEVCTTSEGVMYRVGDQWDKRHDVLGHMMRCTCVGNGRGEWSCVAYSQLKDQCIVDSLTYEVNQTFTKQHDEGYTMNCTCFGQGRGRWKCDAIDQCQEPETRAFYQIGESWDKVIQGVMYKCYCYGNGIGELSCEPQQSYPGGNRPVQVIITETGNQPNSHPIQWNAPSSAHITQYILKWRVKNTHNPWREVTIPGHLNSYTISGLKPGITYEGQLISVLRFGAQEVTRFDFSTNYGSLATSHGETTQPPPVVDISESVTEITSSSFVISWVSASDTVSGFRVEYELSEQGQGTGQPLVLDLPHTATSVNINELLPGRKYTINVYEVTDTGEDNLILTTSQTTAPDAPTEHEVEEVGESSIVISWEKPLAPITGYRVIYTPSVEGESTELTLPDTATSVTLSDLLPGKLYNISIYAVEDSLESEPIFVQVNTAGDPLPEEVSSPTDLQFFEVSDKKIVLTWTGPTGAVTGYRVTAIPVDESGSPQREMTLPVSQNSYIEVSHLQPGTLYRFNVYAIHNGEESLPLIGEQTTKPDAPTDIHFANVTEDSAVILWYAPRAKITGYRLFLTVEGSTPKQLRLPARLSEYTLLNLKPDTQYTATLHAEQDNTLSVGETAVFNTNPPLGNAPHFSTDVTDTSIVISWTPVPRVGYKLTVRPSQGGEAPRDVTSDSGSIYISGLTPGVEYTYSVQPVINGHEQGTPITRRVVTPLSPPTDLNLESNPGTGELTVQWNGASTPGTDTPSYPDITGYRVTCTPTNGQQGNSVEEFVEAGQNSCTLENLSPGVEYNVSVVTVKDDMESTPISTTITPEVPQLTDLTFKDVSDTTISLRWSPLNTTAVTGYRITVVAAGESVPIFEDFVLPTTGQYTVYGLEPGIDYDISVITVTENGESEPTTVTQQTSVPAPTDLGFGKVGADSMEVTWVAPHVPNPADINSFLIRYHPIDDEDDNTETSAGGRSNSVVLRNLLPNTEYLVSVVCVYEQRESSPLVGTQKTALDSPVGLRFSEILTNSFTIHWLAPQSKITGYRMRYQMASGGRTKDERLPPSRNHFTLTGLTADTEYLVNIFAVSGTQESLPLSGKQKTISDAPTDLEVLDSSPTSITVRWDAPPVTVRYYRITHGESGGHSNPKEFTVPGSQSTTTINNLKPGTDYTITVYAVTGRGDSPASSTPIYVMHKTGVDSPSEMEVMDVKDNSVTVRWSPAQGPIKGYRVTGVPRNGQGPSFTEVVAPDQTEITFSGLMPTVEYVLSVYALGQDGESSPLVVNALTNVDRPKDLTFSDIDSTSLRITWDSPEGIVTSYRVLYSSSEEGERELHPAPRGDAESAVIYGLQPGTEYTVKVIAVHDDTASTPLVGTQATAISSPTNLQFSQVGPTSFTMRWAVPGQENRLTGQSGLTGYRVVVNPKNKSGPTKEINLAPDTTEAHITGLMVATTYEVQVYALKNSLTSRPVQGEVDTLENISPPRRVRISDVKDSSITLTWRSKTETISGFLVEATPTTSSTGYIPIQRTIGPDARSFTITGLEPGTTYKINMYTLKGNGRSAPLTLTATTAKPVVIPPTNIHFTSLNPNSISFTWEPSRSPGVTGYYVTYEEAGGLPREIIPRPHAGQSYALINGLKPGTEYVIKIVALQNALRSTPLVGKARTQPATDHQLLVPELPQLPVPHRPTTDILDVPESFNDKIFDTNHVHLAGTSGQNQPGQQGQHIYTEYQSLGPNHGLHGPFSGPKEGQRPTLREPLIYIPVAGPDGNRIPLVKVSDGPLPGLAFGFPDNETELPQEAQTVTTISWSGIPHTSEYEVSCNPITHQEEGGFQMRLPGTSNSATLIGLTSGASYNVVVEAMRGGAKEKVLEEVVTVGNAVPGDIPITTNRDVCYDTFTQTYHEVGAEWERMSETGFKLWCRCLGLGSGHFRCDSSKWCHDNNNNYRIGEKWDRQAENGHMMSCTCLGNGKGEFKCEPHESTCYDDGKMYQVGNQWQKEYMGAICTCTCYGGQQGWRCENCKRPGGQTDVDADLLQPVHPDVFDRYRENALRKLNIQCPIECLRPELLADIHTPSD; translated from the exons CTCTGGTCTGTACCTGCCATGGAGTTGCTGGCATCAAGTGTAAAAGCAAACCTGAAG CAGAGGAAAGGTGTTATGATAAGATCAACCAGCAGTCTTACACTGTGGGAGAAACTTATGAGAGACCTAAGGATGGCATGATCTGGGACTGTACCTGTATTGGATCCGGGAGGGGCAAGATCAGCTGCACCATTGCTA ACCGCTGTCATGAGGGCGGGGCTTCATATAAGATAGGCGACACCTGGAGGAGACCCCACGAAACAGGAGGCTACATGCTGGAGTGTGTCTGTCTGGGTAACGGAAAGGGAGAGTGGACCTGCAAACCTGTCG CTGAGCGTTGCTATGACAACACGGCGGGAACATCTTACGTTGTTGGCGAGACATGGGAGAAGCCATACCAGGGATGGATGGTGGTGGACTGCACCTGTCTCGGAGAGGGAAGTGGACGCATCACATGCACCTCTAGAA ATCGCTGTAATGACCAGGATACTCTGACCTCTTACCGTATTGGAGATACCTGGACCAAGTCCGATGCTCGAGGCCACTTGCTCCAGTGTCTGTGCACAGGGAATGGCCGAGGGGAGTGGAAGTGTGAGCGACATGCTTCACTTCACACCACTGGCCTGG GCACTGGCTCTCGGGTGGTCACTAACATCCAGCCTGCAGTCTACCAGCCTGCCTCTGTACCTGTGCTTCCCCAAGAGGGACCCTGTCGGACAGATTCTGGGCTTTCATACTTCATCGGCCAGCGCTGGATGAAGAACCAGGGAAGCAAGCAGATGATCTGTACCTGTCTTGGCAATGGAGTCAGCTGTAAACAGTGGG aTGGACCAGCTCCAGTGTACGGTGGCAACTCTGGAGGTCAGCCCTGCGTGTTTCCCTTTGTCTACAAGGGGAAGACATACCACTCTTGTATCTCTGACGGACGCAGTGATGGACAGCTCTGGTGTTCCACCTCCTCAGACTATGATGCAGACCAGAAATACTCTTTCTGCACAGAGAAGAACG taATTGTGGCAACACGAGGCGGTAATTCTAACGGTGCTCTGTGCCAGTTCCCCTACCTCTATAATGGCCGAAACTACACTGACTGTACTGCAGATGGACGTAGAGACGGCATGAAGTGGTGTGGCACCACAACAGATTATGATGCAGAGCAGCGTTTTGGATTCTGTCCCATGGCTG CCCATGAGGAAGTGTGCACAACTAGTGAGGGGGTGATGTACCGCGTGGGAGACCAGTGGGACAAACGGCACGATGTTCTGGGTCACATGATGAGATGCACCTGCGTCGGCAATGGCAGAGGCGAATGGAGCTGTGTTGCCTACTCCCAGcttaaag ATCAGTGTATTGTGGACAGTCTGACCTATGAGGTGAACCAGACCTTCACCAAACAACACGATGAGGGCTACACCATGAACTGCACCTGCTTTGGACAGGGACGTGGTCGCTGGAAGTGTGATGCCATTG ATCAGTGCCAGGAGCCAGAGACGAGAGCCTTTTATCAGATCGGAGAGTCTTGGGATAAAGTCATCCAAGGAGTCATGTACAAGTGCTATTGCTATGGCAACGGCATTGGAGAGCTCAGCTGCGAGCCCCAGCAGTCCTACCCTG GTGGCAATCGTCCAGTCCAGGTCATTATAACTGAAACTGGAAACCAACCCAACTCCCACCCTATTCAGTGGAATGCCCCATCGTCTGCTCACATTACCCAGTACATCCTCAAGTGGAGAGTG aaaaacactcaTAACCCATGGAGAGAGGTGACAATCCCTGGCCATCTGAACTCCTACACCATCTCTGGTTTGAAGCCGGGCATCACCTACGAGGGTCAGCTAATCAGCGTGTTGCGGTTTGGAGCCCAAGAGGTCACGCGCTTTGACTTCTCCACCAATTACGGATCAT TAGCGACATCACATGGCGAGACCACCCAGCCTCCGCCTGTGGTTGACATCTCTGAGTCGGTGACCGAAATTACCTCCAGCAGCTTTGTCATCTCCTGGGTTTCCGCCTCCGACACAGTTTCTGGTTTCAGAGTCGAGTATGAGCTCAGTGAACAGGGACAGGGAACTGGACAACCCCTGGTGCTAG ATCTGCCCCATACAGCTACCTCAGTGAACATTAATGAGCTTCTACCCGGCAGGAAGTACACTATCAATGTCTATGAGGTTACAGATACCGGAGAGGACAACCTCATTCTTACTACTTCACAAACCACTG CACCTGATGCTCCTACTGAGCATGAAGTGGAGGAGGTGGGAGAGAGCTCCATAGTGATCAGCTGGGAAAAGCCACTGGCTCCCATCACTG GCTATCGTGTCATCTACACGCCGTCGGTAGAGGGTGAAAGCACAGAGCTGACTCTCCCCGACACGGCGACATCTGTGACTCTGAGTGACCTTCTACCTGGGAAGTTGTACAACATCAGTATCTACGCTGTGGAGGACAGCCTGGAGAGTGAGCCAATCTTTGTACAGGTCAATACTGCTGGAGATCCACTACCAG AGGAGGTTTCATCCCCCACAGACCTGCAGTTCTTTGAGGTGTCAGATAAAAAGATCGTCCTGACCTGGACTGGCCCAACTGGTGCCGTCACAGGTTACCGGGTCACCGCCATCCCTGTCGATGAGTCTGGCTCTCCGCAGAGAGAGATGACTCTGCCTGTCAGTCAAAACTCCTACATTGAAGTTTCACATCTCCAGCCTGGAACACTGTACCGCTTCAACGTCTACGCCATTCACAACGgagaggaaagtttaccacTTATTGGCGAGCAAACTACGA AGCCTGATGCTCCCACGGATATCCATTTTGCCAACGTGACTGAGGACAGTGCTGTGATATTGTGGTACGCCCCCCGTGCCAAAATCACAGGCTACCGGCTCTTCCTCACTGTGGAGGGCTCCACCCCCAAGCAGCTGCGCCTGCCTGCCCGCCTTTCTGAGTACACCCTCCTCAACCTGAAGCCTGATACACAGTACACTGCTACACTACACGCAGAGCAAGACAACACACTCAGTGTTGGAGAGACAGCTGTATTTAACACCA acCCCCCGCTGGGCAACGCTCCTCATTTCAGCACTGATGTGACTGACACCTCCATTGTAATCTCCTGGACCCCAGTTCCCCGTGTTGGATACAAG CTGACAGTCCGTCCCAGTCAAGGCGGCGAAGCCCCCAGAGATGTGACCTCTGACTCAGGAAGCATTTACATTTCTGGTCTGACTCCGGGAGTGGAGTACACCTACAGCGTCCAGCCAGTTATTAACGGCCATGAGCAGGGGACTCCAATCACACGCCGCGTTGTCACCC CTCTGTCTCCTCCCACTGATCTGAATCTGGAGTCTAACCCAGGCACCGGAGAGCTCACAGTCCAGTGGAACGGGGCCAGTACTCCAGGTACAGACACACCTTCATACCCAG ATATCACTGGCTACAGAGTGACGTGCACTCCCACCAATGGCCAGCAAGGAAACAGTGTGGAGGAGTTTGTGGAGGCAGGGCAGAACTCCTGCACCCTGGAGAACCTCAGCCCAGGAGTGGAATACAACGTCAGTGTTGTTACCGTTAAGGATGATATGGAGAGCACTCCTATATCAACCACCATTACACCAG AAGTCCCACAGTTGACAGACCTCACTTTTAAGGACGTAAGCGACACCACAATCAGTCTCCGCTGGTCACCGCTCAACACCACAGCCGTCACTGGTTACAGGATCACGGTTGTGGCGGCCGGCGAGAGTGTACCCATCTTCGAAGACTTTGTCCTGCCAACAACTGGTCAATATACTGTCTACGGACTGGAGCCCGGCATCGACTATGACATTAGCGTGATCACTGTGACGGAGAATGGCGAGAGCGAGCCCACCACAGTCACTCAGCAGACCT CTGTACCGGCACCAACTGATTTGGGCTTTGGCAAAGTTGGGGCAGACAGTATGGAAGTCACCTGGGTCGCTCCCCATGTCCCCAACCCCGCTGACATCAACAGCTTCCTCATCAG GTATCATCCCATCGACGATGAAGATGACAATACAGAAACCAGCGCAGGAGGCAGGAGTAACAGCGTGGTGCTAAGGA ATCTGCTGCCTAACACTGAGTATCTGGTGagcgttgtgtgtgtgtatgagcagagagagagctcGCCCCTCGTTGGCACCCAGAAAACAG CCCTGGATTCACCAGTTGGTCTGCGTTTCTCTGAGATCCTCACCAATTCCTTCACCATCCACTGGCTTGCTCCCCAGAGCAAAATTACCGGTTACCGTATGCGTTACCAGATGGCCAGCGGTGGAAGAACCAAGGACGAGAGGCTGCCCCCATCCAGGAACCACTTTACCCTGACAGGACTCACGGCAGACACTGAATACTTAGTCAACATCTTCGCAGTGAGCGGGACTCAAGAGAGCTTGCCGCTCAGTGGAAAACAGAAGACAA TCTCTGATGCTCCCACAGACCTGGAAGTGCTCGACTCCTCCCCCACCAGCATCACCGTCCGATGGGATGCCCCACCCGTCACCGTGCGCTACTACAGGATCACTCATGGAGAGTCCG GAGGTCACAGTAACCCTAAGGAGTTCACGGTGCCTGGCTCTCAGTCCACTACCACAATCAATAACCTGAAGCCTGGGACTGACTACACTATCACTGTCTACGCTGTGACCGGTAGAGGAGACAGCCCTGCTTCTAGTACTCCCATCTATGTCATGCACAagacag GTGTTGACTCTCCCTCTGAAATGGAGGTGATGGACGTGAAGGACAACAGTGTCACAGTGAGGTGGAGCCCTGCTCAGGGCCCAATCAAAGGATACAGGGTGACCGGGGTGCCCAGGAATGGACAGGGGCCGTCTTTCACTGAGGTGGTTGCTCCAG ACCAGACAGAGATTACTTTCTCAGGACTAATGCCCACAGTAGAATATGTTCTGAGTGTTTACGCTCTTGGACAAGATGGAGAGAGCTCTCCACTGGTGGTGAATGCTCTAACAA ATGTCGATCGCCCCAAGGACCTGACCTTCTCAGACATCGACTCCACCTCACTGCGGATCACATGGGACAGTCCTGAGGGCATTGTCACATCTTACCGAGTCTTGTATTCAAGCTCAgaggagggtgagagagagCTACACCCTGCTCCCCGAGGAGACGCTGAGTCTGCTGTTATCTATGGTCTGCAACCCGGCACTGAATACACTGTGAAGGTCATCGCTGTGCATGATGACACAGCCAGCACACCACTGGTCGGGACACAAGCTACAG CCATCTCATCACCAACCAACCTCCAGTTCTCCCAGGTTGGCCCTACCTCATTCACTATGCGCTGGGCTGTGCCGGGTCAGGAAAATCGACTAACTGGCCAATCAGGGCTCACAGGCTACCGTGTGGTGGTGAACCCAAAGAACAAGAGTGGTCCTACTAAGGAGATCAACTTGGCCCCAGACACCACAGAGGCACACATCACTGGACTCATG GTTGCAACTACCTATGAAGTTCAAGTTTATGCCTTGAAAAACTCTCTGACCAGCAGGCCAGTCCAAGGAGAGGTCGACACTCTGGAGA ACATCAGCCCCCCTCGTCGTGTTCGTATCTCTGATGTTAAGGACTCTTCCATCACCCTGACCTGGCGCTCCAAGACAGAAACCATTTCTGGCTTCCTGGTTGAGGCCACACCCACCACCTCCTCTACAGGCTACATACCCATTCAAAGGACCATTGGCCCTGACGCACGCTCATTCACTATCACAG GTCTGGAGCCAGGCACCACTTACAAGATCAACATGTATACACTGAAAGGAAACGGACGCAGTGCACCTCTCACACTCACTGCCACCACAG CCAAACCGGTGGTCATTCCTCCCACCAATATCCACTTCACCTCCCTGAACCCCAACAGCATCTCTTTCACCTGGGAGCCATCACGCAGTCCAGGGGTCACTGGATATTATGTCACCTATGAGGAGGCCGGTGGTTTGCCTCGAGAGATCATCCCCAGACCCCATGCAGGCCAGAGCTATGCCCTTATCAACG GTCTGAAACCAGGAACTGAGTACGTCATTAAGATTGTGGCGCTGCAGAATGCTTTGAGAAGCACACCTCTGGTGGGCAAAGCCAGAACAC AGCCAGCTACAGATCATCAGCTGTTGGTACCCGAGCTGCCACAGCTTCCTGTTCCTCACAGACCCACCACAGACATCCTGGATGTCCCAGAGTCCTTCAATGACAAGAT TTTTGACACCAACCATGTTCACCTGGCTGGTACCAGTGGCCAGAACCAACCAGGCCAGCAGGGTCAGCACATCTATACTGAGTACCAGAGTCTAGGCCCCAATCACGGACTTCATGGCCCCTTCAGTGGACCAAAAGAAGGCCAGAGGCCGACTCTTAGGGAGCCCCTTATCTATATTCCTGTAGCAGGCCCAGATGGAAACAGAATACCCTTGGTCAAG GTGAGCGATGGTCCCCTGCCAGGTCTTGCGTTCGGTTTCCCTGACAACGAAACAGAATTGCCCCAAGAAGCACAGACAGTCACAACCATCTCTTGGTCTGGCATTCCTCACACATCAGAGTATGAGGTCTCCTGTAATCCTATTACACACCAGGAGGAAGGGGGCTTtcag ATGCGTCTCCCTGGCACCTCCAACAGTGCCACACTGATTGGATTGACATCAGGAGCCTCCTACAATGTGGTAGTGGAGGCCATGAGGGGCGGGGCTAAAGAGAAGGTTTTGGAGGAAGTCGTAACTGTTGGCAATGCTG TTCCAGGTGACATCCCCATCACCACCAATCGGGATGTGTGTTAcgacacattcacacagaccTACCACGAGGTCGGGGCAGAGTGGGAGCGCATGTCTGAGACGGGCTTCAAGCTGTGGTGCCGCTGCCTGGGGCTGGGCAGTGGTCATTTTAGATGTGATTCATCCA AGTGGTGTcatgacaacaataacaactaCCGTATCGGCGAGAAATGGGATCGCCAGGCTGAGAACGGTCACATGATGAGCTGCACCTGTCTGGGCAACGGCAAGGGAGAATTTAAATGTGAACCAC ATGAGTCGACATGTTATGACGATGGGAAAATGTACCAGGTGGGAAACCAGTGGCAGAAGGAATACATGGGCGCCATCTGTACCTGTACCTGCTATGGAGGACAACAG